A region from the Brachyspira hampsonii genome encodes:
- a CDS encoding GTP-binding signal recognition particle SRP54 G- domain-containing protein translates to MVDIRTIRGKDKTDAFAKARVEYGGNFVILTSKDVKVGGFLGLGMKTEHELRIMLNNSIYDRKNNPMNEDKDSYSEDEDDMHRGKLLSDRIEMKKHSSETIDASEMADRIVSITKALKEKSANRNNNSSNNNSSRSAVQENSYGIENENIPEELLNDNGSNNSSNVNVIEEKIEDNNIREKSADNFIPLPNFSNNQYSSFQGSTFANMRNPMLSDYSNNNSFSPINNYSNFTNNDNSFMNNFNNNAMYNHNNTSNNNINNSQNNINNSVDDNVKKLVQEQIRDIIKEYLETNIPNINLNKNNSNNSNIYEDSKHQNKTSYSISSEEDEIKNAIEEIKENRRELRGMREHRELNIEENNLKENKNTVRDYFNDDIKDTNYNDEENDIESSSDTSIADGMEESFNYLRDREFPEEVLLELREYLLTSSNARFFQSKDVIREEVEKYFAERLILANGIEVGAKKKIIVFVGPTGVGKTTTIPKIAAQYMKSGKKVSFVTIDNYRIAAVDQLQRYASIMKVPFTSASTPEALRAEIRKMDNSSLLFIDTMGRSPKGAEDIVAMSKYFTTVGRFDMDIQLVMSATAKYKDALKILNGFKPTNYKGVILTKVDETDYLASSICAITKKKLPITYITHGQGVPKDISTAKKYGYKIIEGLFGH, encoded by the coding sequence ATGGTAGACATACGAACTATTAGAGGAAAGGATAAAACTGATGCCTTTGCCAAAGCGAGAGTAGAATATGGCGGTAACTTTGTTATTTTAACTAGTAAAGATGTAAAAGTTGGCGGCTTTTTAGGTCTTGGAATGAAGACTGAGCATGAGCTTAGAATAATGCTTAATAATTCTATTTATGATAGAAAAAATAATCCTATGAATGAGGACAAAGATTCTTATTCAGAAGATGAAGATGATATGCATAGAGGCAAACTTTTAAGTGATAGGATAGAGATGAAAAAACATTCATCTGAGACTATAGATGCTAGTGAAATGGCAGACAGAATAGTTTCTATAACTAAAGCCTTAAAAGAAAAGAGTGCAAATAGAAATAATAATTCTTCTAATAATAATTCATCTCGTTCTGCCGTTCAGGAAAATTCTTATGGTATAGAAAATGAAAATATTCCTGAAGAATTGTTAAATGATAATGGCAGTAATAATAGTTCAAATGTTAATGTTATTGAAGAAAAAATAGAAGATAATAATATCAGAGAAAAAAGTGCTGATAATTTTATCCCATTGCCTAATTTTAGTAATAATCAGTATTCTAGTTTTCAAGGTTCTACATTTGCTAATATGAGAAATCCGATGCTTTCAGATTATTCCAATAATAATAGTTTTTCTCCTATTAATAATTACAGCAATTTTACTAATAATGATAATAGCTTTATGAATAACTTTAATAATAATGCTATGTATAATCATAATAATACATCTAATAACAATATTAATAATAGTCAGAATAATATTAATAACTCTGTAGATGATAATGTAAAAAAATTAGTTCAGGAACAGATAAGAGATATTATAAAAGAATATTTAGAAACTAATATCCCTAATATAAATTTAAATAAAAATAACTCCAATAATTCTAATATTTATGAGGATTCAAAACATCAAAATAAAACTTCTTATTCTATTTCTTCTGAGGAAGATGAAATTAAAAATGCAATAGAAGAAATAAAAGAAAATAGAAGAGAACTAAGGGGAATGAGAGAGCATAGAGAACTCAATATTGAAGAAAATAATTTAAAAGAAAATAAAAATACTGTCAGAGATTATTTTAATGATGATATAAAAGATACAAATTATAATGATGAAGAAAATGATATTGAAAGCAGCTCTGATACAAGTATTGCTGACGGAATGGAAGAAAGTTTTAATTATTTAAGAGACAGAGAGTTTCCGGAAGAAGTATTACTAGAATTGAGAGAATATTTACTTACATCAAGTAATGCAAGATTTTTTCAATCTAAAGATGTTATCAGAGAAGAGGTAGAAAAATATTTTGCTGAGAGATTAATACTTGCTAATGGTATAGAAGTTGGAGCAAAGAAAAAAATCATAGTATTTGTAGGACCTACAGGTGTAGGAAAAACTACTACAATACCTAAAATAGCAGCACAGTATATGAAATCCGGTAAGAAAGTTTCTTTTGTAACTATAGACAATTATAGAATAGCAGCAGTGGATCAGCTTCAAAGATATGCAAGCATAATGAAAGTACCATTTACAAGTGCAAGTACTCCTGAAGCTTTAAGAGCAGAGATTAGAAAGATGGATAATTCTTCATTGTTATTTATAGACACTATGGGAAGATCTCCTAAAGGGGCTGAAGATATAGTTGCTATGTCAAAATATTTCACTACGGTTGGAAGATTTGATATGGATATTCAGCTTGTTATGAGTGCAACAGCTAAATATAAAGATGCTTTAAAAATTTTAAACGGATTTAAACCTACAAATTATAAAGGTGTAATACTTACAAAAGTTGATGAAACAGATTATTTAGCTTCTTCAATTTGTGCTATTACAAAAAAGAAATTACCTATTACTTATATAACTCATGGGCAAGGTGTTCCTAAGGACATATCTACGGCTAAAAAATATGGTTATAAAATAATAGAAGGTTTATTCGGACATTAA
- a CDS encoding MinD/ParA family protein — translation MKDQADELRKMMSVKDKRPQRIISIASGKGGVGKTNIAINLSIALQQLGQNVLLIDADLGLGNVNVILGNMPEYNLYHVIKGVKKIHEVILETDYGIRYIAGASGFSSLANLSGRALTKLVNSMDSLNDADIIIVDTGAGISDNVLYFLLSSDESIVVTTPELTAILDAYGVIKSMAPENANADIKILVNRVTKASEGKEVSDKIIITSKKYLDMDVKYLGHVMEDKTIPYAVSQQLPFYKYDNKCQASMSIYNIAKRIIDMEYDENREVKGFGGFMESLLSFVSKK, via the coding sequence ATGAAAGATCAAGCTGATGAATTAAGAAAAATGATGAGTGTAAAAGATAAACGTCCTCAGCGTATAATAAGTATAGCTAGCGGTAAGGGCGGCGTAGGTAAAACTAATATAGCAATTAATTTATCCATAGCATTGCAGCAGCTTGGGCAGAATGTGCTTTTAATTGATGCAGATCTTGGATTGGGTAATGTTAATGTTATACTTGGAAATATGCCTGAATATAATTTGTATCATGTTATTAAGGGTGTGAAAAAAATACATGAGGTTATACTTGAAACAGATTATGGCATAAGATATATAGCAGGAGCTTCTGGATTTTCCTCTTTGGCTAATCTTTCAGGAAGGGCTTTGACTAAATTAGTTAATAGTATGGATTCTTTAAATGATGCTGACATAATAATAGTTGATACGGGTGCTGGAATTTCTGATAATGTTTTGTATTTTTTGCTGTCTTCGGATGAAAGTATAGTAGTTACAACTCCTGAACTTACAGCTATATTAGATGCGTATGGCGTAATAAAATCTATGGCACCTGAAAATGCAAATGCTGATATAAAAATATTAGTTAATAGAGTTACTAAGGCTTCAGAAGGTAAAGAAGTAAGCGACAAAATTATTATTACAAGCAAAAAATATTTAGATATGGATGTGAAGTATTTAGGGCATGTTATGGAAGATAAAACAATTCCTTATGCAGTTTCTCAGCAGCTTCCATTCTATAAGTATGATAATAAATGTCAGGCTTCTATGTCAATATATAATATAGCAAAAAGAATAATTGATATGGAATACGATGAAAATAGAGAAGTAAAAGGATTCGGAGGGTTTATGGAATCTTTATTATCTTTTGTAAGTAAAAAATGA
- the whiG gene encoding RNA polymerase sigma factor WhiG: MKMNKKDKVPNITNENEQEYWLEFKKTLSPHIREALIIKYSPLVKYVANKISFNMGSHKHIEFQDLVGFGSFGLMDAIDKYNPNRDIKFKTYAVTRIRGAIYDELRKLDYLPRSIRKDVKEIEKAREILEARLSRNIKPQEIADMLGIPISKYNETMKRYIEASPTSLSDVWYVGDDSNEISVIDTLKSNDKTNPEYLAEREDVKNKIIAALKKLPEKEQQVLILYYYDDLTLKEIGKVLDVSESRISQIHTKAIQQLKYSLSEIKKQLL; encoded by the coding sequence ATGAAGATGAATAAAAAAGATAAAGTACCAAATATTACTAATGAGAATGAGCAGGAATATTGGTTGGAGTTCAAAAAGACTCTTTCGCCTCATATAAGAGAGGCTCTAATTATTAAATATTCTCCTTTAGTAAAATATGTTGCAAACAAGATCTCTTTTAATATGGGGTCTCATAAGCATATTGAATTTCAGGATTTAGTAGGATTCGGATCTTTCGGGCTTATGGATGCTATTGATAAGTATAATCCAAACAGAGATATTAAGTTCAAAACTTATGCAGTTACTAGAATCAGAGGGGCAATATATGATGAGCTTAGAAAATTAGATTATCTACCTAGATCTATTCGTAAAGATGTTAAAGAAATAGAAAAAGCAAGGGAAATATTAGAAGCTAGATTAAGCCGAAATATTAAGCCTCAGGAAATAGCAGATATGCTTGGAATACCAATAAGCAAATATAATGAAACTATGAAAAGGTATATAGAGGCTTCTCCTACTTCTTTAAGCGATGTTTGGTATGTTGGTGATGATTCCAATGAAATATCAGTAATAGATACATTGAAATCTAATGATAAAACTAATCCGGAATATTTAGCAGAAAGAGAAGATGTTAAAAATAAAATAATAGCAGCATTAAAAAAACTTCCGGAAAAAGAACAGCAAGTTCTAATACTATATTATTATGATGATCTTACTTTAAAAGAGATAGGCAAAGTACTAGATGTTTCAGAAAGCAGAATATCGCAGATTCATACAAAAGCTATACAGCAGTTAAAATATAGTCTTTCTGAGATAAAAAAACAATTATTATAA
- a CDS encoding FapA family protein, producing the protein MNELKRKILQSDFYKDIYNNKNTRSVELSVASLERGMQEAAAIFQCPIYELSYKVLEDGSKGFFNIGAKPFLVRYTHITYDKSDMGISNPNGYEEIYEGNSQKEVVLNKDTEIIVRVKRDGVFLKVNPPVAEGKKIEDITVLEEKLIDAGIKEYDSHLAKKMLHEQTGEYEKIAEWDISKSVNNAKISYTVTEDKMRAYVTVTKPNKGGREMDLQDVKELLENSGVTFGFQEENVEKCLEEGSFNVPILAAEGRPPVNGQNAKIEYLVNVNKKVIPKFIGEDQSIDYKDLTIVENVEQGQKLARKTPATDGEAGRTVLGVKIETKSGKDIEIKEIIGDNVELSEDGEYVIASISGQVVLKGKLLSVEPIFEVSGDVGPETGNINFIGSVVVKGSVNDNYSIKAEGNIDVHGTVGKCELEAKGDIMVKLGIQGNENSHVKAGGDVIAKFIQFSNIQAGNNVVVTEAILNSNIDADNRIILIGKRASASGGRLRALREVNGKVLGSQVGAKTYIETGISPAKRRAVDDLDNEKAELDISIEETERNIKSLEQAGKLKKLDDEKKEQLQSYKEQLEQANTRREEIVLNREALIQEMEIEKVESTVSAGKEMLPGVELLIGNAEFSIRQSYKAITFFEQDGMIQTEKYRGEPKNERKQDDEE; encoded by the coding sequence ATGAATGAATTAAAAAGAAAAATATTGCAAAGTGATTTTTATAAAGATATTTATAATAATAAAAATACCCGTTCAGTAGAATTATCGGTTGCTTCTTTAGAAAGAGGTATGCAGGAAGCGGCTGCTATATTTCAATGTCCTATTTACGAATTAAGCTACAAAGTTCTTGAAGACGGCAGCAAGGGTTTTTTCAATATAGGAGCTAAGCCTTTTTTGGTAAGATATACTCATATTACTTATGATAAATCTGATATGGGAATCAGTAATCCTAATGGTTATGAAGAAATATATGAAGGAAATTCACAGAAAGAAGTAGTATTAAATAAAGATACAGAAATAATTGTAAGAGTTAAGAGAGACGGAGTATTTTTAAAAGTTAATCCTCCTGTAGCAGAGGGTAAAAAAATAGAAGATATTACAGTATTGGAAGAAAAGTTAATAGATGCCGGCATAAAAGAATATGATTCTCATCTAGCTAAAAAAATGCTTCATGAACAAACAGGAGAATATGAAAAAATAGCTGAATGGGATATATCTAAATCTGTTAATAATGCCAAAATTAGCTATACAGTAACAGAAGATAAAATGCGTGCTTATGTTACAGTTACTAAGCCTAATAAGGGCGGAAGAGAAATGGATTTACAGGATGTTAAAGAACTTCTTGAAAACAGCGGTGTAACTTTTGGTTTTCAGGAAGAAAATGTAGAAAAATGTTTAGAAGAAGGCTCTTTTAATGTACCTATACTTGCTGCAGAGGGCCGTCCGCCTGTGAATGGACAGAATGCAAAAATAGAATATTTGGTAAATGTAAATAAAAAAGTTATACCTAAATTTATAGGTGAAGATCAGAGTATAGATTATAAAGATTTAACTATAGTTGAGAATGTAGAGCAAGGTCAGAAATTAGCTAGAAAAACTCCTGCTACAGACGGAGAAGCCGGAAGAACTGTATTAGGTGTAAAAATAGAAACAAAAAGCGGAAAAGATATTGAAATCAAAGAGATAATTGGTGATAATGTTGAGCTTTCAGAAGACGGCGAATATGTAATAGCTTCTATAAGCGGACAGGTTGTGCTTAAAGGAAAACTTTTAAGTGTAGAACCGATATTTGAAGTATCAGGAGATGTAGGTCCTGAAACAGGAAATATTAATTTTATAGGAAGCGTTGTTGTTAAAGGAAGTGTAAACGATAATTATTCTATTAAGGCAGAAGGTAATATTGATGTGCATGGAACAGTCGGCAAATGTGAGCTTGAAGCTAAGGGAGACATTATGGTTAAACTTGGTATTCAAGGAAATGAAAATAGTCATGTAAAAGCCGGAGGAGATGTTATTGCTAAGTTTATACAGTTTTCTAATATTCAAGCAGGAAATAATGTTGTAGTTACTGAGGCGATACTTAATTCTAATATTGATGCTGATAATAGAATAATACTTATAGGTAAGAGAGCATCAGCAAGCGGAGGAAGATTAAGAGCTTTAAGAGAGGTTAATGGTAAAGTATTAGGTTCTCAAGTAGGTGCTAAAACATATATAGAAACAGGAATAAGCCCAGCCAAAAGACGGGCAGTAGATGATTTAGATAATGAAAAAGCAGAATTAGATATTTCTATAGAAGAAACCGAAAGAAATATAAAATCTCTTGAGCAGGCAGGAAAACTTAAAAAACTTGATGATGAAAAAAAAGAGCAGCTTCAAAGTTATAAAGAACAGTTAGAACAGGCCAACACTAGAAGAGAAGAAATAGTATTAAATAGAGAAGCCTTAATTCAGGAAATGGAAATAGAAAAAGTTGAATCTACAGTAAGTGCCGGTAAAGAAATGCTTCCAGGTGTAGAACTGCTTATAGGAAATGCTGAGTTTTCTATAAGACAAAGTTATAAAGCTATTACATTCTTTGAGCAGGACGGTATGATTCAAACTGAAAAATATAGAGGCGAACCTAAAAATGAAAGAAAGCAAGATGATGAAGAGTAG
- a CDS encoding HAD-IA family hydrolase has product MPKYINVLFDLDGTITDSAPGIINGVLYGIKKINEVYNLNINIPDNDTLRKFIGPPLDASFKKYCLDDEKLSFDFIKFYREDYNGNDGLFNCKLYDGIYDLIKTLYENNYRVFLATAKPKESALRIIEHFSMTNFFTNFYAPILGGKIKTKLDVLKEALKKENFEKDKTIMIGDRIDDIDAAKNVGIDSIAVKYGFGNDEEFKNASYIVNNTKEIFDILSIK; this is encoded by the coding sequence ATGCCGAAATATATTAATGTATTATTTGATCTTGACGGAACGATTACTGATTCAGCACCGGGCATAATAAATGGTGTTTTATATGGAATAAAAAAAATAAATGAGGTATATAATTTAAATATAAATATTCCTGATAATGATACTTTAAGAAAATTTATTGGTCCTCCTCTTGATGCTAGTTTTAAAAAATATTGTTTAGATGATGAAAAATTATCTTTTGATTTTATAAAGTTTTACAGAGAAGATTACAATGGTAATGATGGTTTATTTAACTGCAAACTTTATGATGGTATATATGATCTGATTAAAACTTTGTATGAAAATAATTATAGAGTATTTTTGGCTACTGCTAAACCCAAAGAATCAGCTTTGAGAATAATTGAACATTTTTCTATGACAAATTTTTTTACTAATTTTTATGCTCCTATACTAGGAGGAAAAATTAAAACTAAATTAGATGTATTGAAAGAAGCGTTGAAAAAAGAAAATTTTGAAAAAGACAAAACTATAATGATAGGCGATAGGATAGATGATATAGATGCTGCCAAGAATGTAGGTATTGATTCTATTGCTGTTAAATATGGTTTTGGAAATGATGAAGAGTTTAAAAATGCTTCATATATAGTAAATAATACAAAAGAAATATTTGATATATTAAGTATTAAGTAA
- the recO gene encoding DNA repair protein RecO has translation MIKNKEAFILSYNIYKTSSIIASFLTDNSIMQAICHKAKNNSKAFGSDLESISKLNINIYEKKDNQLSILKESSIVKNYKLLEKSIYSSLAVFYIREVLLYCAKDFDNRYFILMEKTLNALESLEENYSNNDKIKKMYIDILMRAFEMKTLHIAGISPHLDKCTICENNNDLLYYSILEGGLICRKCRNLIKDYINITEHDIVFMKIIKHTPLIEIIYNEDLKNIYNNSIDNVKDIMNKSIFNHINRIIKSRKVLEEILLT, from the coding sequence TTGATAAAAAATAAAGAAGCATTTATACTGTCATATAACATATATAAAACTTCATCTATAATAGCATCTTTTCTCACAGATAATTCAATAATGCAGGCAATATGCCATAAAGCAAAAAATAACTCGAAAGCATTCGGATCAGATTTGGAAAGCATATCAAAATTAAATATAAACATATACGAAAAAAAAGACAATCAGCTGTCTATATTAAAAGAATCTTCTATTGTAAAAAATTATAAATTATTAGAAAAATCTATATATTCATCTTTAGCCGTATTCTATATCAGAGAAGTGCTGCTATACTGTGCTAAAGACTTTGATAATAGATATTTCATTTTAATGGAAAAAACATTAAATGCTTTGGAAAGTTTGGAAGAAAATTACAGCAATAATGATAAAATAAAAAAAATGTATATCGATATTTTAATGCGGGCATTTGAAATGAAAACTTTGCATATAGCGGGAATATCTCCTCATTTGGATAAATGTACAATATGCGAAAACAATAATGATTTATTATATTATTCTATATTGGAAGGCGGATTAATATGCAGAAAATGCCGAAATCTAATTAAAGATTATATAAATATAACAGAACATGATATAGTCTTTATGAAAATAATAAAGCATACACCTCTCATAGAAATAATATACAATGAAGATTTAAAAAACATATATAATAATTCTATAGATAATGTAAAAGACATAATGAATAAATCAATATTTAATCATATAAACAGAATAATAAAAAGCAGGAAAGTATTAGAAGAAATTTTACTTACTTAA
- a CDS encoding DUF362 domain-containing protein, producing the protein MPRIINNDCVACGSCIPECAFDAISEGNIYVIDPNKCTDCAACEAVCPSNAIHPA; encoded by the coding sequence ATGCCACGTATTATAAATAATGATTGTGTAGCTTGCGGATCATGCATTCCTGAATGCGCATTCGATGCTATTAGTGAAGGAAATATCTATGTGATAGATCCTAACAAATGCACTGATTGTGCTGCTTGTGAAGCTGTTTGTCCAAGCAATGCTATACATCCAGCTTAA
- a CDS encoding tetratricopeptide repeat protein codes for MSIGSSRSKLEDGIKFFRNENYKEAIDSLEKIFSEKNDVESGYHLALAYAQIQDYDNTLQVFDKIMRRLDNPLRLMQAHIIVGYIYAVKEMYDLAEFELIDALSSGVENTQIHAALGYVYYKKGNIRKAIEHLKKAVNLDPNSANARNSLGFILADTETNIEEGIEEIRRALAIDPNNPAYLDSLGWAFLKKNDFERAKEFLTKAFELAPTNRDIKEHLLKLDKSSYKK; via the coding sequence ATGAGTATAGGCTCTAGCAGAAGTAAATTAGAAGACGGAATAAAGTTTTTTAGAAATGAAAATTATAAAGAGGCAATAGACTCTTTAGAAAAAATATTTTCAGAAAAAAATGATGTTGAATCCGGATACCACTTAGCATTAGCCTATGCACAAATTCAGGATTATGATAATACTCTGCAGGTATTTGATAAAATTATGAGAAGACTTGATAATCCTTTAAGACTTATGCAGGCCCATATAATCGTAGGATATATATATGCCGTTAAAGAGATGTATGATTTAGCCGAATTTGAACTTATAGATGCATTATCTTCCGGTGTTGAAAATACTCAGATACATGCTGCTTTAGGGTATGTTTATTATAAAAAAGGAAATATAAGAAAAGCCATAGAGCATTTGAAAAAAGCTGTAAATCTTGATCCTAACAGTGCAAATGCAAGAAACTCTTTGGGTTTTATTTTGGCAGATACTGAAACAAATATAGAAGAAGGAATAGAAGAAATTAGAAGGGCATTAGCAATAGATCCGAATAATCCGGCTTATTTGGATTCATTAGGCTGGGCTTTCCTCAAAAAAAATGATTTTGAAAGAGCTAAAGAATTTTTAACAAAGGCTTTTGAGCTTGCTCCTACAAATAGAGATATAAAAGAACATTTATTAAAATTAGATAAGTCTTCATATAAAAAATAA
- a CDS encoding M23 family metallopeptidase produces MKYIISIVFLISLTLYSQNTIQYLGNTSLSRGGKNIDIKTSNEILVNDIIETEKNAFAEIKIGNKYYYLAPNTKIKVSNNNAVLINGAMYTRNNAFNSLEDFKKYDNDIKIYADPFPFYAGKVSTIFIASKDEIKIENSKLMGSARPIVKFFEVKDADRNMKVYKSIFGIYVGAQDKKYQFLSDITLKDKTLLNVAIDIQLDFTPPPPKPKQIPGVTSTMKNIISNPQKSREERELLNGNIYISYTPTNYADKVYIMPSQGRYSSGFGAFRGYTKDYARYHQGFDIANTNGTPIIAANNGVVRVSRELFVRGNCVVIDHGEGVYSSYFHMSKLIAKEGQYVKKGEVIGLIGSTGMSTGPHCHWEMRAGNMTFDPLSILEKPVSFNTKTLTQIK; encoded by the coding sequence ATGAAATATATTATCAGCATCGTATTTTTAATTTCATTAACTTTATATTCTCAAAATACTATTCAATATTTGGGAAATACTTCTCTAAGCAGAGGAGGAAAAAATATTGATATAAAAACTTCTAATGAAATATTAGTAAATGATATTATAGAAACTGAAAAAAATGCTTTTGCTGAAATCAAAATAGGAAATAAATATTATTATCTTGCCCCAAATACAAAAATTAAAGTAAGCAATAATAATGCTGTTCTAATAAACGGAGCTATGTATACTAGAAATAATGCTTTTAATTCTTTAGAAGATTTCAAAAAATATGATAATGATATAAAAATATATGCAGATCCTTTTCCATTCTATGCAGGTAAAGTATCTACTATATTTATAGCTTCCAAAGATGAAATAAAAATAGAAAATTCAAAACTTATGGGAAGTGCAAGACCTATAGTGAAGTTTTTTGAAGTAAAAGATGCTGACAGGAACATGAAAGTTTATAAAAGTATATTCGGTATATATGTAGGTGCTCAGGATAAAAAATATCAGTTTCTATCTGACATAACATTAAAAGATAAAACATTATTGAATGTGGCAATAGATATACAATTAGATTTTACTCCTCCGCCTCCAAAACCAAAGCAAATACCGGGAGTAACTTCTACTATGAAGAATATTATAAGCAATCCTCAGAAATCTAGAGAAGAAAGAGAATTATTAAATGGAAATATTTATATAAGTTATACACCTACTAATTATGCAGATAAAGTATATATAATGCCTTCTCAAGGCAGATATTCATCAGGTTTCGGTGCTTTCAGAGGATACACTAAAGACTATGCAAGATATCATCAGGGATTTGATATAGCAAATACAAACGGAACCCCTATAATAGCTGCAAATAATGGAGTTGTAAGAGTATCAAGAGAATTATTTGTTAGAGGCAACTGCGTAGTTATAGATCATGGAGAAGGAGTATACAGCTCATATTTTCACATGTCAAAATTAATAGCAAAAGAAGGACAGTATGTTAAAAAAGGCGAAGTAATAGGATTGATTGGTTCTACAGGAATGTCTACAGGTCCTCATTGTCATTGGGAAATGAGGGCAGGAAATATGACATTTGATCCTTTAAGCATTTTAGAAAAGCCTGTTTCATTTAATACTAAAACTCTTACTCAAATAAAATAA
- a CDS encoding M23 family metallopeptidase, producing the protein MKKYILLLFIISSFLFARVPIDPNRIRVTSTFGEFRTDHFHNGVDFGGHKMEIYPVKDGEIVYYIDEDEDPTRPLYGVGNVLMIEHPDNLRSYYYHIEPGSIEKSYAKVTEKDVVALTGNSGRSGGAHLHLTIENMKEGLVVDPLEYLSIDKGSTQAPLIHGIYLRTENRLIQIKDKMPMSYNGEIKLFVKAYDLLGGIPMGLKRVKIFMNDDLVRDYDFTYFIKRDNVYYISPNYTFEEVYGVDSHFYRGGVFVPKRGKYIFKAEVTDFDNKTVVLTRTVNFY; encoded by the coding sequence ATGAAAAAATATATATTATTATTATTTATAATATCTTCATTTTTATTTGCAAGAGTGCCTATAGATCCTAATAGAATAAGAGTAACAAGTACATTCGGAGAGTTCAGAACGGATCATTTCCATAACGGAGTTGATTTCGGCGGACATAAAATGGAAATATATCCTGTAAAAGACGGAGAAATAGTTTATTATATTGATGAAGATGAAGATCCTACAAGACCGCTTTACGGTGTTGGAAATGTACTTATGATAGAACACCCTGATAATTTAAGAAGTTATTATTATCATATAGAGCCGGGTAGTATAGAAAAATCCTATGCCAAAGTAACAGAAAAAGATGTTGTAGCTCTCACAGGCAACAGCGGAAGATCCGGAGGAGCACATTTGCATTTAACTATAGAAAACATGAAAGAGGGATTAGTAGTAGATCCATTAGAATATTTAAGTATAGATAAAGGATCAACTCAAGCACCTCTAATTCATGGTATATATTTAAGAACTGAAAACAGACTTATACAGATAAAAGATAAAATGCCTATGAGTTATAATGGAGAAATAAAATTATTTGTTAAAGCTTATGACTTATTGGGCGGAATACCTATGGGACTTAAAAGAGTAAAAATATTTATGAATGATGATTTAGTAAGAGATTATGATTTTACATATTTCATAAAAAGAGACAATGTATATTATATATCTCCGAATTATACTTTTGAAGAAGTGTACGGAGTAGATTCGCATTTTTATAGGGGCGGCGTTTTTGTTCCTAAAAGAGGAAAATATATATTTAAGGCTGAGGTTACCGACTTTGATAATAAAACTGTAGTATTGACTAGAACTGTTAATTTTTATTAA